A part of Bacillus rossius redtenbacheri isolate Brsri chromosome 1, Brsri_v3, whole genome shotgun sequence genomic DNA contains:
- the LOC134546297 gene encoding adenosine 5'-monophosphoramidase HINT3-like isoform X2, which produces MSLLDRETCVFCRICDGKEQSNILYQDEKYVVFPDIKPAAKHHFLIVTREHIRDVKSLLPDQKSVLEDLVKIGKQILEKHGADLRDVRFGFHWPPFHSISHLHLHVISPASEMGFMSRCIFRPGSWWFVTVLWVHRE; this is translated from the exons atgtCACTTTTAGATAGAGAAACTTGTGTTTTTTGTCGCATATGTGATGGAAAGGAACAatcaaacatattatatcag GATGAAAAGTATGTCGTCTTCCCTGACATAAAACCAGCTGCTAAGCACCATTTTCTGATAGTCACGAGAGAACACATCAGAGATGTTAAGAGTCTGCTACCAGATCAGAAGTCAGTCT tAGAAGATTTGGTCAAAATTGGAAAACAGATTTTGGAAAAACATGGTGCAGATTTGCGTGATGTGAG GTTTGGGTTCCACTGGCCTCCATTCCACTCGATATCGCACCTCCACTTGCATGTTATCTCCCCAGCGAGCGAGATGGGGTTCATGTCTCGTTGCATCTTCAGGCCCGGCTCGTGGTGGTTTGTCACT GTTTTATGGGTGCATCGAGAATGA
- the LOC134546297 gene encoding adenosine 5'-monophosphoramidase HINT3-like isoform X1, whose amino-acid sequence MSLLDRETCVFCRICDGKEQSNILYQDEKYVVFPDIKPAAKHHFLIVTREHIRDVKSLLPDQKSVLEDLVKIGKQILEKHGADLRDVRFGFHWPPFHSISHLHLHVISPASEMGFMSRCIFRPGSWWFVTPEYVMSRL is encoded by the exons atgtCACTTTTAGATAGAGAAACTTGTGTTTTTTGTCGCATATGTGATGGAAAGGAACAatcaaacatattatatcag GATGAAAAGTATGTCGTCTTCCCTGACATAAAACCAGCTGCTAAGCACCATTTTCTGATAGTCACGAGAGAACACATCAGAGATGTTAAGAGTCTGCTACCAGATCAGAAGTCAGTCT tAGAAGATTTGGTCAAAATTGGAAAACAGATTTTGGAAAAACATGGTGCAGATTTGCGTGATGTGAG GTTTGGGTTCCACTGGCCTCCATTCCACTCGATATCGCACCTCCACTTGCATGTTATCTCCCCAGCGAGCGAGATGGGGTTCATGTCTCGTTGCATCTTCAGGCCCGGCTCGTGGTGGTTTGTCACT ccggAATATGTAATGTCTCGGCTGTGA